One Candidatus Symbiobacter mobilis CR genomic window, AATTTGGGTTCGACCATGTAGACCACTGGCGGGTCGGCATCGCTCAGGCCCAGTTCCTTGCGAATACGGAGATCGAACTGCGCCGCACCCATCGGGGTGGTGTCGGTTTCGGTGCGGATGCTGCGCATGGGCACGCGATGCCGCACCTGCCCAAAGCCTTCCAGCGGCTTGCCACCGATACGCTGGGTGGGGGAATCCGGGCTGACCCACTGGGGGTGCGCTGTTTCCAACGCTGCCAATTCCGCGTAGAGCCGGTCGTATTCAGCGTCGGGGACGATGGGGTCGTCCAACACGTAATACCGGTGCGCATGGTCTTGCAGCACCGCACGCAATCGCTCGATCCGTGCTGCGAAGTCTGGGGTATCGCCCATGGTGCGGTCGTCTCTCTGCACGACAGGAGTCAGGAGCGTAGGGTAGGTAAACCGGTGTGAGTTTTCCATCAAAACCAACACTTACCCCGTGAACAAAAAGTTCAGCACGTCGCCATCACGCACGATGTATTCCTTGCCTTCGGCGCGCATCTTGCCCGCAGTCTTCGCTCCAACTTCACCCCGGTTGGCGGTGAAGTCCTCAAAGGCAATCGTCTGCGCACGGATGAAGCCTTTTTCAAAGTCGGTGTGGATCACCCCGGCGGCTTGCGGTGCGGTGTCACCGACGTGGATCGTCCACGCACGCACTTCCTTGATCCCCGCAGTGAAATAGGTCTGCAACCCCAGCAACTGGTACGCACCACGGATCAGACGATGCAGCCCAGGTTCGTGCAAGCCCATGCTTTCCAAAAACACCAGCCGGTCTTCCACGCTCATCTCCGCCATGTCGGCTTCGATCTTGGCGCAGATCGGAACAACTGGCGCCCCATGCCGTGCGGCATATTCGCGCAGCCGATCGAGCAAAGGGTTGGCTGCAAAGCCGTCCTCATCGACGTTGGCCACGTACATCGCAGGCTTGGCCGTCAGCAGGAAAAAAGGGCGCAACAGGGCCAGTTCCTCCTTGCTCAGCTCCATCGCACGTACCGGCTTGCCTTCGTCGAGCGCCACCTGGCAGCGCTCCAACACAGGCACCACTAGCGCGGCTTCCTTGTCATGCCCACACTTGGCAGACTTTTGGAAGCGAGCCAGCCCCTTTTCGACGGTGGAAAGATCGGCCAGACATAGCTCGGTCTGGATGACTTCGGCGTCCGAGACGGGATCCACCTTCGCGGCCACGTGTACGACGTTCTCGTCCTCGAAACACCGCACCACGTGGACGATCGCGTCCGTCTCGCGAATGTGGGCCAGAAACTTGTTGCCCAGCCCCTCGCCATTGCTGGCCCCCGCGACGAGGCCGGCAATGTCAACGAACTCGACGACCGCCCGCACAATGCGCTGCGGGTGAACGATCGCAGCAAGTGCGTCGAGCCGGGGGTCCGGCACTTCAACGACCCCGACATTGGGTTCGATCGTGCAGAATGGGTAGTTTTCCGCAGCAATGCCTGCTTGGGTCAAAGCATTGAACAGAGTGGACTTTCCCACATTGGGAAGCCCGACGATGCCGCATCGCAGACTCATAAATTGCCTATCCGAAGTAGAGGATGGATGAGAGATATGGCACGCATCGCACCAGCACTGCGGGCTGCGCGGCCTATGCTACAAAATTCAGAAAAGCGCGCAAAATACCCGAAAAGCCCAAAAAAAATGCGCCCGAGCGGCGCATCGTAAAAAATGGTCGGTGTGAAAGGATTCGAACCTTCGACCCCTTGCACCCCATGCAAGTGCGCTACCAAGCTGCGCCACACACCGAAAGCACTGCATTGTAGCGACTGCCCCTGGGATGGAATCATGGCCACTAGCCCCTGTCTACCTTATGTGCAACACAGTACCGGCGCATCCCGATCCAACAGCGCCGCACATGGCAAACACCATGGCTACGCATCCCTTGCTCTCTTTCCGAATAAATTGGGATTGCTGCAATGGCGCGATTGCAAGATGATGGGAACAAGATAGCACTCTATCCTCTCCCGCACAAATATTTTCATTCTGACTAGATCAACCCATGAAATTCCTCGACGTCAAAACAGACTACGCTTTCAAAAAGGTTTTTGGTAGTGACAACTCCAAAAATATCTTGTTGAGCTTCCTCAATTCCCTCGACTTGTTCCACGGCCTAGGTGTCATCGACGACCTCACCATCGTCGACCCCTACCAAATCCCCCTCATCCAGGGAATGAAAGACACTTTCGTCGATGTACGGGCCACGCTCTCCAACGGCACCTCCGTCATCATCGAAATGCAAGTGCTGAACGTGCCAGGATTCGAGCAGCGCGTTTTGTACAACGCCGCAAAAGCCTACTCTACGCAGTTGATCAAGGGAGACCATTACCACCTCCTCAACCCCGTCGTCGCTTTGACCATCACCGACTTCTTGATGTTCGCAGACTCCGCCGAATACCTGAGTACCTTCCAATTGCTCGAAAAAGACCGGCTGATGCGCTACAACGGGGATATCGAACTCGTCTTCATCGAACTGCCAAAATTCCACAAAACCGAGTCCGAACTGGCCGATGTCGTGGACAAGTGGATCTACTTCATCCAAAATGCAGGCAGCCTGGCCTATATCCCGGAAACCCTCGGCTGCTTGCCAGAACTCTCCCAAGCCTTTTCCATCGCCAACGAGGCTGGCTTATCCCCCGAAGAACTAGCCATGCAAAGCAAGCGCAAAGACTTTATTATCTTGCAAAAAGATTCGATTTCCTTGGCCTATGCCAATGGCATGCAAGAAGGAAAATTAGAAGGAAAAGCAGAAGGAAAAGCAGAAGGAAAAGCTGAGGGAAAATTGGAAGGCAAACTGGAAGTAGCACAACGATTGTTACAACACGGCATGCCTATCCAACAAGTGGCGGACATTGTTGGGCTGGACGTGGACTCATTGCAAACTTCTACCAAATAGGGTGTAGTTGTAGGCTGCTGGCGCTTGCATGGCGGCTCATCACGTACTCTTGGACAATCTACCCCGTTATTACCTCCACGAAGACCCGCCATGCCCTCTACCCCACCCCCCTTGCCTGAACGCGAATCGATGGAATACGACCTCGTCATCGTCGGTGCCGGGCCTGCGGGGCTGGCTGCGGCAATCCGCGCCAAACAAGCTGCGGCGCAGCGTGGGTGCGAGCTCTCCGTCGCCGTGCTCGAAAAGGGGTGCGAGCCGGGGGCACACACACTGTCTGGCGCAGTGCTTGACCCCCGCGCCCTGACGGCGCTGCTGCCAGATTGGAAAGACTGCGGCGCCCCCTTGCACCAGGCCGTGACCGAGGAATCCATGCTATTCCTCGGCGCCCAGTCTGCACGCCGCGTTCCCGACTTCCTGCTGCCCGAATGCAGCCACAACGCGGGCAATTACTTGGTCAGCCTTGGCGCGCTGGTACGGTGGATGGCCAAGCAGGCGGAAGCGCTGGGGGTCGAAATCTACCCCGGCTATGCAGCATCCGAGGTGCTCTATGACCAGTCCGATACAGTGATTGGCGTGGCAACTGGCGATCTGGGCATCGCCAAGGATGGCACCCGCAAGCCCAACTATCAGCGCGGCATGGCATTGCTGGGGCGCTACACCCTGTTTGCCGAAGGATCACGTGGGCATTTGGGCAAGGCGCTGATCTCGCACTACCAACTCGACGCCGGACGCGACCCCCAAGGCTACGCGCTGGGAATCAAAGAGCTATGGGAAGCCCCCCCACAACGCCATCAACCAGGGTTACTCGTACATACCACCGGTTGGCCGCTCGACAACAGCACCTATGGGGGGTGCTTCCTGTATCACCTCGCCGACCGTCGCATCGCTGCGGGGATGATCCTAGGGCTGGACTATCGCAACCCCCATCTCGATCCATTCGAAGAATTCCAGCGGTGGAAAACGCACCCGCAGATCCGCCAGCACTTCGCAGACGAGACTGGCAAAGTCTGCGCACGCAGGCTCTCTTACGGCGCACGCAGCATGACTACCGGCGGGTGGATGTCCCTGCCCCGTACCGTATTCCCCGGCGGGGCGCTGGTGGGATGCGATGCGGGCTTTCTGGATTCCAGCCGCCTCAAGGGCATCCATTCCGCGATGGAATCCGCCATGATGGCGGCTGACGCCGCTGTGGACGCCGTGGCACAAGGGCGGAGCAGCAACTTGCTCAGCGCCTATCCCGAAGCCAT contains:
- the ychF gene encoding redox-regulated ATPase YchF, with product MSLRCGIVGLPNVGKSTLFNALTQAGIAAENYPFCTIEPNVGVVEVPDPRLDALAAIVHPQRIVRAVVEFVDIAGLVAGASNGEGLGNKFLAHIRETDAIVHVVRCFEDENVVHVAAKVDPVSDAEVIQTELCLADLSTVEKGLARFQKSAKCGHDKEAALVVPVLERCQVALDEGKPVRAMELSKEELALLRPFFLLTAKPAMYVANVDEDGFAANPLLDRLREYAARHGAPVVPICAKIEADMAEMSVEDRLVFLESMGLHEPGLHRLIRGAYQLLGLQTYFTAGIKEVRAWTIHVGDTAPQAAGVIHTDFEKGFIRAQTIAFEDFTANRGEVGAKTAGKMRAEGKEYIVRDGDVLNFLFTG
- a CDS encoding Rpn family recombination-promoting nuclease/putative transposase, encoding MKFLDVKTDYAFKKVFGSDNSKNILLSFLNSLDLFHGLGVIDDLTIVDPYQIPLIQGMKDTFVDVRATLSNGTSVIIEMQVLNVPGFEQRVLYNAAKAYSTQLIKGDHYHLLNPVVALTITDFLMFADSAEYLSTFQLLEKDRLMRYNGDIELVFIELPKFHKTESELADVVDKWIYFIQNAGSLAYIPETLGCLPELSQAFSIANEAGLSPEELAMQSKRKDFIILQKDSISLAYANGMQEGKLEGKAEGKAEGKAEGKLEGKLEVAQRLLQHGMPIQQVADIVGLDVDSLQTSTK
- a CDS encoding electron transfer flavoprotein-ubiquinone oxidoreductase yields the protein MPSTPPPLPERESMEYDLVIVGAGPAGLAAAIRAKQAAAQRGCELSVAVLEKGCEPGAHTLSGAVLDPRALTALLPDWKDCGAPLHQAVTEESMLFLGAQSARRVPDFLLPECSHNAGNYLVSLGALVRWMAKQAEALGVEIYPGYAASEVLYDQSDTVIGVATGDLGIAKDGTRKPNYQRGMALLGRYTLFAEGSRGHLGKALISHYQLDAGRDPQGYALGIKELWEAPPQRHQPGLLVHTTGWPLDNSTYGGCFLYHLADRRIAAGMILGLDYRNPHLDPFEEFQRWKTHPQIRQHFADETGKVCARRLSYGARSMTTGGWMSLPRTVFPGGALVGCDAGFLDSSRLKGIHSAMESAMMAADAAVDAVAQGRSSNLLSAYPEAIERSPLRQDLERSRNFKTWFQRGMLLGTLMNGLEQRVLRGSIPWTIHRKAPDHARLRPAQECTPPQYPKPDGQLTFDRASSVFLSRTHHEENQPCHLRLRNADTPVTTNLQRYAGPEARYCPAQVYEFHTDASGQTTLVINAINCLHCKTCDIKDPTQNIEWVTPEGGEGPLYLQM